Within the Pseudomonas mendocina genome, the region TCCACAGAGTCCCTTTTTTCATTCTGGCGCGGAGTTCATTCGCGCCTTGCAGTCTTTCAGCCGGCCATGGACAGGCGATTGCGGCCTTCGCGCTTGGCCACATAAAGGGCGTTATCAGCTCGGCGCAGCAGGCTTTCGGCTGACTCGCCCGGCAACAGGCTGGCGCAGCCGAGACTGATGGAGACGTCAATCGGGCGTCCGGCATCCAGGCATTGCAGTTCCAGTACCGCAAAGCGCAGGCGCTCGCCCACCAGTGCGGCTCCGTCGCGGCTGGTGCCTGAAAGAATCACCAGAAACTCCTCGCCGCCGTAGCGGAACACCATGTCGACGTTGCGCAACTGGTTCTTCAGGGTCTGCGCGACGGCTTTCAGCACCTCGTCACCAAGCGCATGGCCGTGGTTGTCGTTGATGGTTTTGAAGTGGTCGATATCGAGCATCAGCAGCGATAGCGGCTGCAGGTTGCGGCGGGCCAGGTCCACCTCGCGCTGCAGGACCTGGTCCATGGCGATGCGGTTGCCGGTATCGGTCAGCGGATCGCGCAGGGCGCTTTGCAGTGCGGTTCGGTAGAGCAGGGCGTTACGCAGCGGGAACAGCAGGCTGGCCAGCAGGGACTCCAGCTGGATGAGCTCG harbors:
- a CDS encoding GGDEF domain-containing protein, whose amino-acid sequence is MVPPSHSNTIDFDAAKLQRLGFTGNRNLPLKPTSLVGLRHQLSLQLQTSLDAERILNLFYREVQRLVPLDALAFQHPSYDLRMELGERAPHSAGYRLSHEGEYLGELIFRRKQRFAEDELIQLESLLASLLFPLRNALLYRTALQSALRDPLTDTGNRIAMDQVLQREVDLARRNLQPLSLLMLDIDHFKTINDNHGHALGDEVLKAVAQTLKNQLRNVDMVFRYGGEEFLVILSGTSRDGAALVGERLRFAVLELQCLDAGRPIDVSISLGCASLLPGESAESLLRRADNALYVAKREGRNRLSMAG